The following is a genomic window from Malus sylvestris chromosome 7, drMalSylv7.2, whole genome shotgun sequence.
ATTTATCTATACCGTGTTatgtttttgagaatttttttttttattagtaattTCTGTGGTATGCTATGATGATCTTGGATGAATGAGTAAGTCGTTCTCTGTGTTTTATGCAGGAAAAGCCCCACTTATTCCAGTTTGTTCCGAATGAAAAACAGGTATAATAGAACAAGTGACAACCGTCTTCACTAATGTTGTTGTATagcatttctcaaaattttatGCTCCTACAGGTCAAGGCAGCTAACAAACTTCTCAAGACAATGCCGCAGAGTGGCAGATGCAAAAGGGTTGATGGAGTTCCAGTTTTTAGTGCTCAAAACTTGGATATTGCAATAGCAAGCTCAGATGGGATCAAATGGTGTGTTCTAATGTTTCGTACTTGCTTCTAATCAAGTTTGTTCTTTTGGTGAATTTTAAGTAGAATAGCTGATGCTCTATTGCTATCTTTTGTTCCAACAGGTATACTCCCTACTTTTTTGATAAAAACATGCTTGATAACATTCTCGAGGAATCTGTAGATCAGCATTTCCAttctttaattcaaactcggcACACGCAGCGGCGACATGATGTGATTGATGACAACATACCAGCAGAAGTAATTGAAGAGATGGGCGATAACTTGTGGGAGCCTCCAGAGGTATGGAATCCAATACTGAAGTATTATTTTGATGTAGCAAGTAGTTTGGTGGTGAGACATGTACAAGATTTTAAGATGAAGAATCGAGAATTGGATTCCCATTGTCAATGATAAGCTTAGAATTATTATCATTCGTCTGACATAACTACGTATGTAGATGTATAAGTTGTGAAGTTAAAACAACCCAGTTCACCTTCTTCCGGTTTTCACGTATTTGTATTTTGTTTGTTGGAATGTATGTTTCTTGACAGGTTCAGGAAGTGATGGATGAGATAGGGAATTCTGGAATACCCTTGAGTGTCATTTCTAAAGCCGCTGAAATGCAGCTCCTTTATGCTGTTGATAAAGTACTTCTGGGTAATAGGTGGTTACGGAAAGCAACAGGCATTCAACCCAAATTCCCTTATATGGTTGACTCTTTCGAGAGAAGGTACATTAAAATTTAGCAGTTGCTTTCTTGGATATCAAATACCTTCTGTTTTCTAATTAAatctttctttgaattttaacattGGTGAACTTGCTTATTCTATCTTTTAGGcttttctaacaaaattatgTTCATTCCGTTGCAGGAGTGCAGCCTCTTTTCTTAGAGCTTCTCAGTCAGCCAGATGCCTTACCAATGGGGAAGCAGTAAATGATAACGAAGATTCTCTAGATTGTAGCACTTCGAAGATTAAATCAAAGGATGATATTCACACCaataaaggaaacaaaacaGATCTACGGTTTCCTTTCAGTGATTGGTTTAGTCATCTGTGGTCGAAacagaaggaccaaaatgaagagTTGTCAAAGGAACGCATAGAGCAGAGCACACTGCAAAATCCAAACCTTCCTAAGATTACTATGGTTGGCATTTCAACTGGTGCGGCAGGGCCGATGAGTAAAGCAAATTTAAAGAAGACGATGGAGGATTTAACAAAAGAATTGGAGCAGACGGATTCGGGAAATGCTTTTGGTAGCGATACAGGTAATGAGTTGAGATTTGAAGATAGAGATCCACTGTTTGTGGCAAACGTAGGTGATTATTATTCTGGCATGGCAAAGACGGGTTCGGCTAAATGGGTTCGTGGAGGAAACAATTAGGGGGCCTCACCATGGCAACATTTTTGTGTTCTCTTCGGGTATAATGGAGAATATACTTATGATACATCACTgcctcttccccccccccccccccccatcaAACGGAAATACATTGTTCAGAGGCCGCGTATTTCTTCTGACGATGGGATGTCGATATCTCTA
Proteins encoded in this region:
- the LOC126630409 gene encoding uncharacterized protein LOC126630409; its protein translation is MASPSEPPHTRQQLRPSITHLVHSTTSNLLSLLASPKTTPSPSLSTTPPEIRVALFLPNLPKPLAFQPDSKLSAMKGVASSPESTSGFPSTVRIAGLNSNIKGSGGPAFVGQVFSMCDLSGTGLMAVSTHFDIPFISKRTPEWLKKMFKSITNSERNGPVFRFFMDLGDAVTYVKRLNIPSGVVGACRLDLAYEHFKEKPHLFQFVPNEKQVKAANKLLKTMPQSGRCKRVDGVPVFSAQNLDIAIASSDGIKWYTPYFFDKNMLDNILEESVDQHFHSLIQTRHTQRRHDVIDDNIPAEVIEEMGDNLWEPPEVQEVMDEIGNSGIPLSVISKAAEMQLLYAVDKVLLGNRWLRKATGIQPKFPYMVDSFERRSAASFLRASQSARCLTNGEAVNDNEDSLDCSTSKIKSKDDIHTNKGNKTDLRFPFSDWFSHLWSKQKDQNEELSKERIEQSTLQNPNLPKITMVGISTGAAGPMSKANLKKTMEDLTKELEQTDSGNAFGSDTGNELRFEDRDPLFVANVGDYYSGMAKTGSAKWVRGGNN